One Gordonia mangrovi genomic region harbors:
- a CDS encoding thiamine ABC transporter substrate-binding protein has protein sequence MGVRRRTYVTRAGAALAALLTAATAVVGCADDVERSAEVTLLTHDSFTLPDSVFDTFQQETGLTLKVVKSGDAGQLASTVSLTPGSPKADAVFGIDNTFASRPIEAGALEPYQSPMAADGAAEYALPDSNNELTAVDRGDVCLNVDDDWYASRGEEPPKSLRDLRDPKYASQAALLDPGTSSPGLAFLLTTIGVFPQGWQDYWTTVTAGGATVVSGWEIAYNQLFSAGEAKGDKPIVLSYASSPAATPGTSALLDSCWRQVEYVGILKGTDNLAGAQQLVDFMLSPTVQEALPSSMYVYPVQQGTPLPDGWAQRAPVPSWTVSLPPAFVAQNREAWLQEWRDAVGR, from the coding sequence ATCGGTGTCCGCAGGCGCACATACGTGACCAGGGCAGGTGCCGCCCTCGCAGCACTGCTGACCGCTGCGACCGCGGTGGTGGGCTGTGCCGATGACGTCGAGCGGAGCGCCGAGGTAACCCTGCTGACCCACGATTCGTTCACGTTGCCGGATTCGGTGTTCGACACCTTCCAGCAGGAGACCGGGCTGACCCTGAAGGTCGTCAAGTCCGGGGACGCCGGGCAACTCGCCTCGACCGTGTCGCTGACCCCCGGGTCGCCCAAGGCGGATGCGGTGTTCGGTATCGACAACACCTTCGCCTCTCGTCCGATCGAGGCCGGGGCCCTGGAGCCGTATCAGTCTCCGATGGCCGCCGACGGTGCGGCCGAGTATGCGCTGCCCGACAGCAACAACGAACTGACCGCGGTCGACCGTGGCGACGTCTGTCTCAACGTCGACGACGACTGGTACGCGTCGCGCGGTGAAGAGCCCCCGAAGAGCCTGCGTGATCTGCGTGACCCGAAATATGCGTCGCAGGCGGCCCTGCTCGACCCGGGTACCTCCTCGCCCGGGCTGGCGTTCTTGCTGACCACCATCGGAGTGTTTCCCCAGGGCTGGCAGGACTACTGGACGACGGTGACCGCCGGTGGCGCCACGGTCGTCTCCGGCTGGGAGATCGCCTACAACCAGTTGTTCTCGGCCGGTGAGGCGAAAGGCGACAAACCCATCGTGCTGTCGTATGCGTCGTCGCCGGCCGCCACCCCGGGGACCTCCGCGCTGCTCGACAGCTGCTGGCGACAGGTCGAGTACGTCGGAATCCTCAAGGGCACCGACAACCTCGCGGGTGCTCAGCAACTGGTCGACTTCATGCTGTCGCCGACGGTGCAGGAGGCGCTGCCGTCGTCGATGTATGTCTATCCGGTACAGCAGGGCACCCCCTTGCCCGACGGGTGGGCGCAGCGCGCCCCGGTGCCGTCCTGGACCGTGAGCCTTCCGCCCGCCTTTGTCGCGCAGAATCGGGAGGCGTGGCTGCAGGAATGGCGCGACGCCGTCGGACGGTGA
- a CDS encoding Rv1157c family protein, producing MRLPALPSSRPRRAHRITGRPARRTAIAAISLAAATSLALPAVAEAAPTPAPPKVDQRVLDSLGAFAPAIIGAVATKGPDGKISPQLLDQAKALSAAPGLPPKVSEIWQDVIDFLGEPGRVAAQRHLAAERRPGEPEIPQGPNAPKIQEFLYPTLGFGCMEGNGSPDGGNSLGRALLTAGPQDAPAPGPKRGEAGYVYTALGTGPAINNPNRKLWVTWLNIDNGRTGQLQLKRNPKINVEDGPGTFTGIAKTGKGRVVSTIYGEVTTKSDGRINSCPIVPTIGLAIV from the coding sequence GTGCGTTTGCCTGCACTCCCGAGCTCGCGCCCGCGCCGCGCTCATCGCATCACCGGCCGTCCGGCACGCCGGACCGCGATCGCGGCGATCAGCCTCGCCGCGGCGACCTCCCTGGCTCTGCCCGCCGTCGCCGAGGCCGCTCCCACACCCGCGCCGCCGAAGGTCGATCAGCGAGTTCTCGACTCGCTCGGCGCCTTCGCCCCGGCGATCATCGGCGCCGTGGCCACCAAGGGCCCGGATGGAAAGATCAGCCCGCAACTGCTCGATCAGGCCAAGGCGCTGTCGGCCGCGCCGGGCCTGCCACCCAAGGTCAGCGAGATATGGCAGGACGTGATCGACTTCCTCGGCGAGCCCGGACGGGTGGCCGCGCAACGGCACCTGGCCGCCGAACGCCGGCCCGGCGAGCCCGAGATCCCGCAAGGGCCCAACGCACCGAAGATCCAGGAGTTCCTCTATCCGACGCTGGGTTTCGGCTGCATGGAAGGCAACGGAAGCCCCGACGGCGGCAACTCGCTGGGTCGGGCACTCCTGACCGCCGGCCCGCAGGATGCACCCGCACCGGGCCCCAAGCGCGGCGAGGCCGGATACGTCTACACCGCCCTGGGCACCGGCCCGGCCATCAACAACCCGAACCGCAAGTTGTGGGTGACCTGGCTCAACATCGACAACGGGCGCACCGGTCAGCTGCAGCTCAAGCGCAATCCGAAGATCAACGTCGAAGACGGGCCGGGAACCTTCACCGGAATCGCCAAGACCGGCAAGGGCCGCGTCGTGTCGACGATCTACGGCGAAGTGACCACCAAGAGCGACGGCCGCATCAACAGCTGCCCCATCGTGCCGACGATCGGC